The following are encoded together in the Triticum dicoccoides isolate Atlit2015 ecotype Zavitan chromosome 6B, WEW_v2.0, whole genome shotgun sequence genome:
- the LOC119322453 gene encoding rac-like GTP-binding protein 6 isoform X1: MSASRFIKCVTVGDGAVGKTCMLISYTSNTFPTDYVPTVFDNFSANVVVDGNTVNLGLWDTAGQEDYNRLRPLSYRGADVFLLAFSLISKASYENVSKKWIPELKHYAPGVPIILVGTKLDLRDDKQFFVDHPGAVPITTAQGEELKKLIGAPYYIECSSKTQLNVKGVFDAAIKVVLAPPKAKKKKKAQRGACSIL; encoded by the exons ATGAGCGCGTCCAGGTTCATAAAGTGCGTCACCGTGGGGGACGGCGCCGTCGGCAAGACTTGCATGCTCATCTCCTACACCTCCAACACCTTCCCCACC GACTATGTGCCCACGGTGTTTGACAACTTCAGTGCTAATGTTGTGGTTGATGGCAACACTGTCAACCTCGGGCTATGGGATACTGCAG GTCAGGAGGACTACAACAGACTGAGACCGCTGAGTTATCGTGGAGCTGATGTCTTCCTTCTGGCCTTCTCGCTTATCAGCAAGGCCAGCTATGAGAATGTTTCAAAGAAG TGGATACCTGAGCTGAAGCATTATGCACCAGGTGTGCCTATTATCCTCGTGGGAACAAAGCTTG ATCTTCGAGATGACAAGCAGTTCTTTGTGGACCATCCTGGTGCTGTTCCTATCACTACTGCTCAG GGGGAGGAACTAAAAAAGTTAATAGGCGCACCCTACTACATTGAATGCAGCTCGAAGACCCAACTA AATGTCAAGGGTGTATTTGATGCGGCAATAAAGGTGGTACTTGCGCCACCAAaggcgaagaagaagaaaaaggcgcAGAGGGGGGCTTGCTCCATCTTGTGA
- the LOC119322453 gene encoding rac-like GTP-binding protein 6 isoform X2, protein MGSGVCAILDYVPTVFDNFSANVVVDGNTVNLGLWDTAGQEDYNRLRPLSYRGADVFLLAFSLISKASYENVSKKWIPELKHYAPGVPIILVGTKLDLRDDKQFFVDHPGAVPITTAQGEELKKLIGAPYYIECSSKTQLNVKGVFDAAIKVVLAPPKAKKKKKAQRGACSIL, encoded by the exons ATGGGGTCTGGTGTTTGTGCCATCTTG GACTATGTGCCCACGGTGTTTGACAACTTCAGTGCTAATGTTGTGGTTGATGGCAACACTGTCAACCTCGGGCTATGGGATACTGCAG GTCAGGAGGACTACAACAGACTGAGACCGCTGAGTTATCGTGGAGCTGATGTCTTCCTTCTGGCCTTCTCGCTTATCAGCAAGGCCAGCTATGAGAATGTTTCAAAGAAG TGGATACCTGAGCTGAAGCATTATGCACCAGGTGTGCCTATTATCCTCGTGGGAACAAAGCTTG ATCTTCGAGATGACAAGCAGTTCTTTGTGGACCATCCTGGTGCTGTTCCTATCACTACTGCTCAG GGGGAGGAACTAAAAAAGTTAATAGGCGCACCCTACTACATTGAATGCAGCTCGAAGACCCAACTA AATGTCAAGGGTGTATTTGATGCGGCAATAAAGGTGGTACTTGCGCCACCAAaggcgaagaagaagaaaaaggcgcAGAGGGGGGCTTGCTCCATCTTGTGA